The following DNA comes from Camelina sativa cultivar DH55 chromosome 14, Cs, whole genome shotgun sequence.
GATCAAAATTTCGATGGATTTTAGGAGTAATATCTATTACACAAATTATTCATAAATGCATTATTACAATATATTCTATATGTtccataaagagtgtcattttgacccatttcaaacaaattaaaaaacatttgaattatacatgtttatacctatttaataaatagttaatgaattaaattcaatgaaaatagcTTTGGGTTTAaggataaaacagaaaatttagcattaaaacactttttgaaaatataaaatgacactctttgttaaacaaaaaaaaatatctctaaaatGATATTATTTGTGAAACAGAAGAAATATAAGGTACTACGATTTAATCAGGCATTTTGAATTATttgtgtaaaatatttaattaggCATTTTCATTTAAAgattttatagaagaaaaataaagatgttTTAATcctttgtatatattaatagataATCATTCTCTGAAAAAATACCGATGCGTAGAGtttgagaaattattttttaatttgcccTTAGTTTGAGAAGTTCTTAAAACTTATTATTGTTATAGCATCTCGGCTTGACTTCATCATAATATATTTGACGTCAATAtaattccatatatatatatattactatgaCTGTTATGCACCTGCAAAGATATATTTGTTGTTCGGATTTAACCCATCAGGAGACCACATAAATTTCTCTGGttcaaaatttttagtaaaCAAGATAGCCTCAAATtagtcaaaaatattttaaacactaattttTCTACTTAAtcattaataaacaaaaattcctaaaaGCCTGGTGATAAGAAAATGCAAATCCAAAAATAGCAATCTAAGTGTATAAATAATATTGCAAGGACAAAAGCAATTTAACACaagaaaaatagaatcaaaacatctaaaattaaaaacaatgaaacatCTCTTagtttttctaattgtttatggCCAATGCACCATTGGTAATGTATTCGCGCTCTCAAACAAGCTCAATATATGGAACGATCTCGATCCCAATCACAAACACACAACCCTCTTTGTGCATTGTAAATCTGGAAGTATCGACAAAGGACCACAATATGTGCCGTATGGAAAACTATATCAATTTCCTATCAAAGAGACCTGGTTAAGAAATACGCTTTTTTGGTGTACTTTTAGACATGGACCTAACTATAAGTTTGAACAAAAATTTGATGTGTATAAATCCAGAGCCCAAAAAGTACCTCAGGGAAGCATATATGAATGGACAGCTAAGGAAGATGGAATTTATTTTAGGATAAATAGCGCTCCAATGCATAAGGTGCATAATTGGAAGTTAACAACTTAACATAATAAATGTTATGTTGGTATCAATCTTATAGAACAAATACTAAAGCACGCCAAAAACTCGATTATGAAGTAAATTTTGTAAACTTCcgatataaaccaaaaaaaatactttagatctctaatattattattttaagcaTATTtacctttctttctttaatttttgttcatatttactcaatgcaaaatatataatgtatcgatcttaaatttataataattatataacatttctattatattattttaatttttatggtATTTTAAATAAGATAATGATTTACATCttacaaaaatttcttaaaatataagaatttcTTTGGTCGTACCGGTGGATAAAAATCTTCTACACCAAAGACTGGTTTGATtgtcatataaatatataatacaaatgaTTAATGACTAATATATACAAacttgttaggaaaaaaaatcgtAGTGCATATAGAATTCTAACCCAAAACTAATAAACAATCGTGGGTTTGACcaataaagtttaaatatatttttttgtgcaaagtGTATATTACCTTAAAATCATTTTCACTTATAATTTGAAACATTTTAATAAGAAGATCatcatatattattaatctGGAGGTACATTTGCAAAAGTAACCTTTTGTTTgtaagatttacataattaaatccTTACCATTTCAATAGATCTCATCATTTgtagttattatttataatatatttatttaagttattattTGAGATTAAAGGTTTTTTTACAATCATATGAAATTCACAAACGAGTCTATGAAATATATATCCATCATTTTACGTGTTTCGCCACTGATTTAATCTTACATTTctcaattttatatatacttaagttaaatttaaaatagtatgtatAGGTTTACATAAACTATTTTTGAACAATCACTTTATGTTATATTTCTCCTAATTTTGCTATGATCATATAATCAGTTTTGATCTTTTATTGATTTTACATGTTCTAAATGTGAGTTGTATGATGGAATGAAATATGATTTTGAAGCGATGGGTTAAATATAGAATGTCAAAATTATATGATAAGATGATTTAAAGCTAATATAACATtacaaaaaaggtaaaacagaaaaaatatattcaaaatttttatatgaaataaaGTGCTCTAGTACAGCAAGGGTACTAATCTAGTAtgtgttttaaaacaaaaaaaaattaatgaaattatttgggttttaaatttaaagattttatgaaaaactTATTTTGTGAGTTTATGAAATATACTTTGTATATGTAAATGTTTTCCTACATCTTTTTGTATATTCAACTCAAAATAAttaagcttttcttttctttttttggtaaatgtTCCTGATGAACCTTTCACCCTTCGTTAAAAAACTATAGATTTGAAATAAAGGATATATATTccccaaaatatttaaatcttgAAATCGTTTCAGATTCAGAATGGACTAATACCTTTCACCTTATCCAATTTATTCAACGTTTTCAGTTTATTGCATGATAACTAAATAcgattaattaaatttgatcCTCTCCACGTTCAAATTCAgactctctcattttttttttccctttaccACCGCAATTTATGAACTTTTTGGTTCCTCTCTTCGCTcgcttcatgtttttttttctttctacttaTAAATTTCTCATTTCTTATATCAAAATGAAGCCATATGGCCCATATCTCATGGCGTTCTTTAGTTTGCACTTTGCACTCAACCAAAAATTACTGTACATAGCACGATTATATATGTTGAGTTATTACTAAAATCAACGTAAACTTAAAGTACCATTTAGATATGTGTTGTTTAGgctaatattttaaatattagcaATTACTGTTACTTATTACTTATCTATGCACATCAAATAGTTGTTTAATTATATGGCCAAAACAGTATAGCACatctaagttttttaaaaatcaatcaacATATTTACCAAataagaagagatgaaagaaaaaaaacaacttgaCCTCCTAAATATAGTAACTACTAAATTCTGGTAGAATTATTTGTAACTATATAAATCATCAAACATCAACCCAACATTGCCACCAACTCATCTCGTTTCAAAACGCACTAcgggaaacaaaaaataaataaataaataaaataaacattacaATAAGTTTGCATAGATCGCGATACTTATAACGACATGGCAGCTCAAGTATCAAAGAAAATCTGCAGTTCAATGATTATTGTAATTCTAATAACAatgatgttttcaatttcagCACAAGTTTCTCATTCCAACGCGTGTGTCAAAGATTGTGTCGTAAACCGGTGCATGAAAGCATCAAAAAAAGCGACTCCAGCCATATGTGATAACCCTTGCAAGATCATATGTGATCCTATCAACGGTGGGCAATACATTGTCCCTCCAGGTGAGAGTCCCATAAAAAAGTTTTGCAGACAATTTAGCTGGATATGTACCTAATTtaccaaaatttacaaattctcttctttttttttttcttttttttttctgatgcataagttatatatatttgtgtttctcGTACCATCgacaaacaataattttttcaagTGTACTTATTTATCCTTCTTTccataataatttttcttaaactaTGTGATTTGATTTGTGCGTGAACAgctattttttaaattgtttaattacttttttattttttgttaaaactgtTTAATTATATGTGGAAAATTTGTTAAGCTAAATTAGTTACATTTATAGTTTGTAACAACTTATAATGGTAACTTGTATAAACATTAACGATATTTGCATTAAACTACATGGAAACAtacgaaagagagagaacaaatcACATATAAGCATatgaagcagagagagagagattagaatAATACTGCTACCGTTACACTCTTCCCTCTCGCGctttaattagggtttcttATTTAGCCTTGGCATTGCCACATTCCCTAAAAAATTTGGATCCATCTCTTCTCAAAAcccttcaaaaaaattttgggttttggttgatTCCGTGGCTCCAATTCTACGTTTTGACGAATCATCGAACGGAGATTTAATAAGGGAGTGAGAATGGAGGAAGGAAGTAGTCTGTGGCAACAATGGAGTATGTTCAGATCTCTGTTAGCGATTCTTCAGTGGTGGGGTTTCAACGTTACTGTTATCATCATGAACAAATGGATCTTTcaggttcaaaaaaaaaaaaaaaaagtctcgtccttattaatttcattattaaaaacttagccttttttgtttgtttgattctgaTCAGTGTTTCAAATTTGGTACCTTTTTCTGTTTCCCAGAAGCTGGATTTCAAGTTTCCGTTGTCGGTTTCATGTGTTCATTTCATATGTTCATCGATTGGAGCTTACATTGTGATCAAACTCTTAACGCTTAAACCTTTGATTGTGGTTGATCCACAAGATCGGTGGAAGAGGATTTTTCCAATGTCATTTGTGTTCTGTATCAACATTGTGTTGGGAAACATCAGTCTTAGATACATTCCTGTCTCTTTTATGCAGACTATCAAATCTTTCACTCCTGCAACAAcaggttttgagttttttaaagGATTGAGAGAAAAAGGGAGTGTggtcttgttttttgttttctgagttgtgtttttttgtgtaATGTGCAGTTGTGTTACAGTGGTTGGTATGGAGGAAATATTTTGATTGGCGTATTTGGGCGTCGTTGGTGCCTATTGTTGGTGGGATTCTTCTGACTTCTATTACAGAACTTAGCTTTAATGTTTTTGGATTCTGTGCTGCTCTGTTTGGGTGTTTAGCTACCTCTACAAAGACCATTCTTGCTGAATCTCTTCTTCATGGATACAAATTTGATAGGTTAGTCATTAGTGTTCTGAATTCTGAGGTTTATAATCCTCAGTTTCATATGATGGGTGCTGATAATATGAGAACTTACATTTGGATTGTTCATGTCATGCCCTCATTGTCCAATTGTGAATCACTTGATTTGGTGTTTTTATAATTCATGGAACTGAGTGTAGTGTTTGTGTCCTCTTCATTCATTGTCATGTCTCTCTAATTAGCATAAACACGGTATACTATATGGCGCCTTTTGCGACCATGATTCTCGGAGTGCCAGCATTTTTGCTTGAAGGCAATGGAATTTTGGATTGGTTTGAAGCACACCCGTCTCCATGGTCGGCTCTCATGATTATTTTCAGCTCAGGTGTTCTAGCTTTTTGTCTTAACTTCTCCATCTTCTATGTCATTCACTCCACTACAGCAGTCACATTCAATGTAGCTGGAAACCTCAAGGTAAATGAACCAATCCTAAACCccataacataaatattttttcttctgattgttCCAAAACAGTTGAACCAAACATAATGTTGGTTTGATGGATGGTTATGTGATTTGCAGGTTGCAGTGGCTGTGTTGGTATCATGGATGATATTCCGAAACCCGATCTCACCAATGAATGCTGTTGGATGCGGAATCACACTAGTGGGATGCACTTTTTATGGATATGTAAGCCACATGCTATCTCAGAAACAACCAGGAACTCCCAGGACTCCTCGTACTCCTCGTACACCAAGGAACAAAACAGAACTGATTCCTCTTGTTAATGATAAACTGGAGAGTAAAGTTTGAATATATCATCAGTAAATTCTCCAGACTGAGAAGCACTTAACCAAAGGAGTTTAGATTTGATCTTGAAGCATCCCCAAGTGACTTTAGTTTAACTTATATGTTTCCATTTATTTACTCAAACcagagagattagagagagaaaaaacaatatatatatatatataccatttgaTGTGGTTAGTTACTCCTCCCCTTGTGCTAGTTACATCAGTACATTGGAAAGAGCTACATAATAAGTTGCATCCCATATAATAGAACTGTCAATCCTCATAAAAACCAACTCAGAGATGACCACAAAAGATACATAAAGCAAGCTCATTTTGTATTGAATAATGCTACTGATTTCACAAAGGCCTGATTTTACATATGTATACCAAATTGACAAGCtaattcagaaacaaaacccCTTTCCTTAAAAACTTATCATGTTCTAAGATCAGGCCTTAATACATGAAAGTATTTTTTGCCAGTTTGGGGATCTTTAAAGGATCAAAGTTATAAAACAACGTTAATTTGACAATGATCCATTAGTAcataagaagaaagagacagCATTAAGACCGTGTCTGAGGggaaagaataataataatgcgGCGGCTCTTTAAGCTCTCAAACAGCTAATAAAATTCGTTGCTTTCGcttctccaaaaaaaagaaaaagctaaaatgggctttctttttttaagtggGCCTCAACTTATGTTGCTGAATTTACCGCCATAtccttcaaaaatcttcatgcTCTTCATGTCTGAAACCGGTCAAAGGAGTTAAGATGTAAAGGGCAAATCAGTCATAACAGcttcaagaaataaaaagagatagATGTATGTCTTGGAGATCGCAAAGCTACCGTTTCCTGTTCACTCTCTGTCTGTCTGTACAACACACttgtctccttcttcctctcttctctcttcactcttctccatttcaaaaaaacaataaagtgaaaacttttcttctctctctctagaagaaAACCAGAGATTCTCTCTATACCAAACCTCTAAAATTTCCAGATTCATCTTCGGATAGTTCCAACTTTACTCTTTGTCTTATTGTATCACTCTCTTCTCACTGGTCCtgtaagagagaaacagagattttcaaaatttcataaaaccCTAGAAGAGAGCCTGAACAATGAAAAACGCAGAAAAgcccatcttcttcttgttcgtcTCACTTATTCTAGCTTCGAGTCTCGTCTACACAGCGACGGCGAAATCAACAATCGAGCCTTGCTCAAGCAACGACACTTGCAACTCTTTGCTCGGCTACACACTCTACACCGACCTCAAAGTCTCCGAAGTCGCGTCTCTCTTCCAAGTCGACCCAATCTCAGTCCTTTTAGCTAACGCCATCGACATCTCTTACCCAGACGTCGAGAACCACATCCTTCCTTCCAAGCTCTTCCTCAAAATCCCAATCACTTGCTCCTGCGTCGACGGTATCAGGAAATCTGTCTCCACCCAATACAAGACCCGACCTTCAGATACTCTAGGATCCATTGCTGACTCTGTTTACGGAGGTTTGGTCTCTTCCGAGCAGATCCAGGAAGCTAACTCGGTCAATGACCCGTCTTTGCTCGATGTTGGGACCAGTCTTGTTATACCCTTGCCTTGCGCTTGTTTCAATGGCACCGACAATTCTTTGCCCGCTGTTTACTTGTCGTATGTTGTTAGGGAGATTGATACATTGGTCGGAATCGCCAGGAGGTATTCGACTACTATTACTGATTTGATGAATGTGAATGCTATGGGTGGTCCTGATGTTAGTTCTGGAGATATTCTTGCTGTTCCTTTGTCAGGTGAGGTCTCTAAATACTGAAATTGGTATTTAAAAGTTTCTATCTTTAGGGTTATGTTATAGTGAGAGAAGTTGTTTTTATTGTAGCTTTGTGGacttttgattgtttctttagTTGCTGTTTGATTGCTTTATGTTGTATTGATTCTCGTTAAGGTATTGTTTTTGGCGTTGTATGTGTTTGAGCTACCAAAAGCGTTGCCTCTTTTGTGGTCTTTTTTTGCTTGAGTTTTAGCAAACAATAACAGatgttttaatgtttggttatgTTCTATTTTCACCTCTTCTCAGCTTGTGCTTCAAAGTTCCCCAGCTACGCCACGGATTTCGGATTGATTGTCCCAAATGGTAGCTATGCTCTAGCTGCAGGTCACTGTGTGCAATGTAGCTGTGCGCTTGGGAGTCGCAAGTAATGATATCTAAGATTCTCTCCTCTCTCAAGCTATGTTAATTGATGTTACTAATCAAATCCTCTGTGATTGCATTTTTTACTTACTTttggtgtttgtgtgtgtgatgtGATGCAGTTTGTATTGTGAGCCTGCTTCTTTAGCCGTATCATGCTCAAGTATGCAGTGTAGAAACAGTAACCTCATGCTTGGTAACATCACTGTGCTGCAGAGTAGCGCTGGCTGTAATGTTACAACCTGTGATTACAATGGGTTTGCCAACGGCACTATCTTGACCATGTTAGTAAANNNNNNNNNNNNNNNNNNNNNNNNNNNNNNNNNNNNNNNNNNNNNNNNNNNNNNNNNNNNNNNNNNNNNNNNNNNNNNNNNNNNNNNNNNNNNNNNNNNNNNNNNNNNNNNNNNNNNNNNNNNNNNNNNNNNNNNNNNNNNNNNNNNNNNNNNNNNNNNNNNNNNNNNNNNNNNNNNNNNNNNNNNNNNNNNNNNNNNNNNNNNNNNNNNNNNNNNNNNNNNNNNNNNNNNNNNNNNNNNNNNNNNNNNNNNNNNNNNNNNNNNNNNNNNNNNNNNNNNNNNNNNNNNNNNNNNNNNNNNNNNNNNNNNNNNNNNNNNNNNNNNNNNNNNNNNNNNNNNNNNNNNNNNNNNNNNNNNNNNNNNNNNNNNNNNNNNNNNNNNNNNNNNNNNNNNNNNNNNNNNNNNNNNNNNNNNNNNNNNNNNNNNNNNNNNNNNNNNNNNNNNNNNNNNNNNNNNNNNNNNNNNNNNNNNNNNNNNNNNNNNNNNNNNNNNNNNNNNNNNNNNNNNNNNNNNNNNNNNNNNNNNNNNNNNNNNNNNNNNNNNNNNNNNNNNNNNNNNNNNNNNNNNNNNNNNNNNNNNNNNNNNNNNNNNNNNNNNNNNNNNNNNNNNNNNNNNNNNNNNNNNNNNNNNNNNNNNNNNNNNNNNNNNNNNNNNNNNNNNNNNNNNNNNNNNNNNNNNNNNNNNNNNNNNNNNNNNNNNNNNNNNNNNNNNNNNNNNNNNNNNNNNNNNNNNNNNNNNNNNNNNNNNNNNNNNNTTGATTCTCGTTAAGGTATTGTTTTTGGCGTTGTATGTGTTTGAGCTACCAAAAGCGTTGCCTCTTTTGTGGTCTTTTTTTGCTTGAGTTTTAGCAAACAATAACAGatgttttaatgtttggttCTGTTGTATTTTTACCTCCTCTCAGCTTGTGCTTCAAAGTTCCCCAGCTACGCCACGGATTTCGGATTGATTGTCCCAAATGGTAGCTACGCTCTAGCTGCAGGTCACTGTGTGCAATGTAGCTGTGCGCTTGGGAGTCGCAAGTAATGATATCTAAGATTCTCTCCTCTCTCAAGCTATGTTAATTGATGTTACTAATCAAATCCTCTGTGATTGCATTTTTTACTTACTTtt
Coding sequences within:
- the LOC104740879 gene encoding pumilio homolog 15-like, with product MKHLLVFLIVYGQCTIGNVFALSNKLNIWNDLDPNHKHTTLFVHCKSGSIDKGPQYVPYGKLYQFPIKETWLRNTLFWCTFRHGPNYKFEQKFDVYKSRAQKVPQGSIYEWTAKEDGIYFRINSAPMHKVHNWKLTT
- the LOC104740880 gene encoding uncharacterized protein LOC104740880; the encoded protein is MAAQVSKKICSSMIIVILITMMFSISAQVSHSNACVKDCVVNRCMKASKKATPAICDNPCKIICDPINGGQYIVPPGESPIKKFCRQFSWICT
- the LOC104740881 gene encoding GDP-mannose transporter GONST5-like: MEEGSSLWQQWSMFRSLLAILQWWGFNVTVIIMNKWIFQKLDFKFPLSVSCVHFICSSIGAYIVIKLLTLKPLIVVDPQDRWKRIFPMSFVFCINIVLGNISLRYIPVSFMQTIKSFTPATTVVLQWLVWRKYFDWRIWASLVPIVGGILLTSITELSFNVFGFCAALFGCLATSTKTILAESLLHGYKFDSINTVYYMAPFATMILGVPAFLLEGNGILDWFEAHPSPWSALMIIFSSGVLAFCLNFSIFYVIHSTTAVTFNVAGNLKVAVAVLVSWMIFRNPISPMNAVGCGITLVGCTFYGYVSHMLSQKQPGTPRTPRTPRTPRNKTELIPLVNDKLESKV
- the LOC104740882 gene encoding lysM domain-containing GPI-anchored protein 1-like isoform X2, producing MKNAEKPIFFLFVSLILASSLVYTATAKSTIEPCSSNDTCNSLLGYTLYTDLKVSEVASLFQVDPISVLLANAIDISYPDVENHILPSKLFLKIPITCSCVDGIRKSVSTQYKTRPSDTLGSIADSVYGGLVSSEQIQEANSVNDPSLLDVGTSLVIPLPCACFNGTDNSLPAVYLSYVVREIDTLVGIARRYSTTITDLMNVNAMGGPDVSSGDILAVPLSACASKFPSYATDFGLIVPNGSYALAAGHCVQCSCALGSRNLYCEPASLAVSCSSMQCRNSNLMLGNITVLQSSAGCNVTTCDYNGFANGTILTMLTRSLQPRCPRPQQFAPLLAPPDTVPKDLMYAPAPSPDFDGPGSIASSPRSSVLPSSGGSFPGNPANGPAGSVSTASSSISHFCITFLISIASFSFVFSS
- the LOC104740882 gene encoding lysM domain-containing GPI-anchored protein 1-like isoform X1; translation: MKNAEKPIFFLFVSLILASSLVYTATAKSTIEPCSSNDTCNSLLGYTLYTDLKVSEVASLFQVDPISVLLANAIDISYPDVENHILPSKLFLKIPITCSCVDGIRKSVSTQYKTRPSDTLGSIADSVYGGLVSSEQIQEANSVNDPSLLDVGTSLVIPLPCACFNGTDNSLPAVYLSYVVREIDTLVGIARRYSTTITDLMNVNAMGGPDVSSGDILAVPLSACASKFPSYATDFGLIVPNGSYALAAGHCVQCSCALGSRNLYCEPASLAVSCSSMQCRNSNLMLGNITVLQSSAGCNVTTCDYNGFANGTILTMLTRSLQPRCPRPQQFAPLLAPPDTVPKDLMYAPAPSPDFDGPGSIASSPRSSVLPSSGGSFPGNPANGPAGSVSTASSSISHFCITFLISIASFSFVFSS